The following coding sequences are from one Clostridioides difficile ATCC 9689 = DSM 1296 window:
- the atpG gene encoding ATP synthase F1 subunit gamma, with amino-acid sequence MAGAGIKAIKTRMGTVESTKQITKAMELVASSKLRKAKEKAEDSREYFNTLYNTVKDIAQTTRGIRNEFLKEREVKNKCYVVVAGDRGLAGGYNSNVLKESVSHMKGKKETVITVGKKAHEFFSKRNYNIAKDINSVEACGYEDATEISQTIIDLYKKGEVDEVYIAYTKFKSALSQEVEILKLLPLVFEKDTDEQGMAVKEEKQNRSKVQYIPSAEAVLSYIVPQFISGTVYGGILESFASEQGARRTAMESATDNANEMLSNLELSYNRARQSAVTQEITEIVGGVEALK; translated from the coding sequence TTGGCAGGAGCTGGAATCAAAGCAATCAAAACACGTATGGGAACTGTTGAAAGTACAAAGCAAATAACTAAAGCAATGGAATTAGTTGCATCTTCTAAGCTTAGAAAAGCAAAAGAAAAGGCTGAAGATTCAAGAGAATATTTTAATACTTTATACAATACAGTAAAAGATATTGCCCAAACAACACGTGGAATTAGAAATGAATTTTTAAAAGAAAGAGAAGTAAAAAATAAATGCTATGTAGTAGTAGCTGGAGACAGAGGACTTGCAGGTGGATACAATTCTAATGTATTAAAGGAATCTGTCTCTCATATGAAAGGTAAAAAGGAAACAGTGATTACTGTTGGAAAGAAAGCACATGAATTTTTTTCTAAAAGAAACTACAATATAGCAAAAGATATAAATAGTGTTGAAGCTTGTGGATATGAAGATGCGACAGAAATTTCACAAACTATTATTGACCTGTATAAAAAAGGTGAAGTAGATGAAGTTTATATTGCTTATACAAAATTTAAATCTGCTTTATCACAAGAAGTTGAAATTTTGAAATTGCTTCCATTAGTCTTTGAAAAAGATACAGACGAACAAGGAATGGCAGTAAAAGAAGAAAAACAAAATAGATCAAAAGTACAATATATACCATCAGCAGAAGCAGTTTTAAGTTATATTGTACCTCAGTTTATATCAGGTACAGTATATGGTGGAATTTTGGAATCTTTTGCATCAGAGCAAGGTGCTAGAAGAACTGCAATGGAATCAGCCACAGACAATGCGAATGAAATGCTATCTAATTTAGAGTTAAGTTATAACAGAGCAAGACAGTCAGCTGTAACTCAAGAAATAACAGAGATAGTTGGTGGAGTTGAAGCTCTAAAATAG
- the atpA gene encoding F0F1 ATP synthase subunit alpha, giving the protein MNLKPEEISSIIKQQIKNYENKVELTDTGSVLTVGDGIASVYGLEKAMSGELLEFPGEIYGMALNLEEEVVGAVILGDDSEIKEGDIVKRTGRIVEVPVGEALIGRVVNSLGQPIDGKGPIAYTKTRPVESEAPGIIDRRSVYEPLQTGIKSIDSMIPIGRGQRELIIGDRQTGKTSIVIDTILNQKGKDVICIYVAIGQKRSTIAQLVSSLEKGGALDYTIVVSATASESAPLQYIAPYAGAAMGEEFMYNGKHVLIVYDDLSKQAVAYREMSLLLRRPPGREAYPGDVFYLHSRLLERAAKLSDELGGGSMTALPIIETQAGDVSAYIPTNVISITDGQIYLQPELFYSGVRPAVDPGISVSRVGGSAQIKAMKKVAGTLKLAYSQYRELAAFSQFGSDLDEDTKKRLAQGERIVEILKQGEHQPIKVENQVMIIYAVINNHLEDIPIDNIARFESELYAFVDNNYPEISRKILGGEDFTHDLTDAINEFKEKFVVEV; this is encoded by the coding sequence ATGAACTTAAAACCTGAAGAAATAAGTTCTATAATTAAACAGCAAATAAAAAATTATGAGAATAAAGTTGAGTTGACAGATACAGGTAGTGTTTTAACAGTTGGGGATGGTATAGCGAGTGTATATGGATTAGAAAAAGCTATGTCTGGTGAGTTGCTAGAGTTCCCAGGTGAAATATATGGTATGGCACTTAACTTGGAAGAAGAAGTAGTTGGAGCTGTTATCCTTGGAGATGACAGTGAAATAAAAGAAGGCGATATAGTTAAGAGAACTGGAAGAATAGTTGAAGTTCCAGTTGGAGAAGCTTTAATAGGTAGAGTTGTAAACTCACTAGGTCAGCCAATAGATGGAAAAGGACCTATAGCGTACACAAAAACTAGACCAGTTGAATCTGAGGCACCTGGTATAATAGATAGAAGGTCTGTTTATGAACCATTACAAACAGGAATCAAATCAATAGATTCAATGATACCAATTGGTAGAGGTCAAAGAGAGTTAATAATAGGTGACAGACAAACTGGTAAAACATCTATAGTTATTGACACTATACTAAATCAAAAAGGAAAAGATGTTATCTGTATATATGTAGCAATTGGACAAAAACGTTCTACTATAGCTCAATTAGTTAGCTCTTTAGAAAAAGGTGGAGCTTTGGATTATACAATAGTAGTTTCAGCAACAGCATCTGAATCAGCACCACTTCAATATATAGCACCATATGCTGGAGCAGCTATGGGTGAAGAATTTATGTACAATGGGAAACATGTACTTATAGTGTATGATGATTTAAGTAAACAAGCTGTTGCATATAGAGAAATGTCATTGTTACTTAGAAGACCACCAGGACGTGAGGCATATCCTGGAGATGTATTCTATTTACATTCAAGATTACTTGAAAGAGCAGCTAAGTTATCTGATGAATTGGGTGGAGGTTCAATGACTGCCTTGCCTATAATAGAAACTCAAGCTGGTGACGTTTCTGCATATATACCAACAAATGTTATATCTATAACAGATGGTCAAATATACTTACAACCAGAGTTATTCTATTCAGGTGTAAGACCAGCAGTTGACCCTGGTATATCAGTATCAAGGGTTGGTGGTTCTGCGCAAATTAAAGCAATGAAAAAAGTTGCAGGAACATTAAAACTTGCATATTCACAATATAGAGAACTTGCAGCATTCTCACAGTTTGGTTCTGACTTAGATGAAGATACTAAAAAGAGACTTGCTCAAGGTGAAAGAATCGTTGAGATATTAAAACAAGGTGAGCATCAACCAATAAAAGTTGAAAATCAAGTTATGATAATATATGCTGTTATAAATAATCATTTAGAGGATATTCCGATAGATAATATAGCTAGATTTGAATCAGAATTGTATGCATTTGTAGATAATAATTATCCGGAAATATCAAGAAAAATATTAGGTGGAGAAGACTTCACTCATGATTTAACAGATGCAATAAATGAATTTAAAGAAAAGTTTGTTGTTGAAGTATAA
- a CDS encoding F0F1 ATP synthase subunit delta, whose product MINVIANRYAEALFQLGEEENSTDVLFKELEKVVDMMTKVSKDFYKVLKSPLVSKSEKKNLVEIIFSKEVSSNIKNFLKVLVDKDRISYLEDIELAYKELLNKKNNVIDGVAISAIPMSETDIKELEVKLSNKYNKNVTIENVVDKTILGGVLVRIGNEQIDGTVKTRLDKMKEKLSEVIS is encoded by the coding sequence ATGATAAATGTAATAGCAAATAGATATGCAGAAGCCCTATTTCAATTAGGAGAAGAAGAAAATTCAACTGATGTCTTATTCAAAGAACTAGAAAAAGTAGTAGATATGATGACTAAAGTTAGTAAAGATTTCTACAAAGTTTTAAAATCACCATTAGTTTCAAAATCAGAAAAGAAAAACTTGGTAGAAATTATTTTTAGTAAAGAAGTAAGTTCTAACATAAAAAACTTTTTAAAAGTTTTAGTAGATAAAGATAGAATATCATATTTAGAAGATATCGAATTAGCTTATAAAGAATTATTAAATAAGAAAAACAATGTAATTGATGGAGTAGCAATAAGTGCTATTCCAATGAGTGAAACAGATATTAAAGAACTTGAAGTCAAACTTTCAAATAAATACAACAAAAATGTTACTATAGAAAATGTTGTTGACAAGACTATACTAGGGGGAGTTCTAGTTAGAATTGGAAATGAACAAATAGATGGCACTGTGAAAACTCGTCTTGATAAGATGAAAGAAAAGCTATCTGAAGTAATATCTTAA
- the atpF gene encoding F0F1 ATP synthase subunit B, producing the protein MEKALVGITWEFVFQIVNTFIIFLLLRKLLFKPVLNIIESRENDIKSDLAEGEKAKNEGLALKKEYESKINFAKDEGQEIIKQATIRAEQKSDDIVNTAKKDALDIKEKANKDIEQERQKVINEIKNDISNIALLAASKVIEKDLDKSKHEELIENFIKEVGEAK; encoded by the coding sequence ATGGAAAAAGCACTAGTAGGTATAACGTGGGAATTTGTGTTCCAAATTGTTAATACTTTTATAATATTTTTACTTCTGAGAAAGCTTTTATTCAAGCCAGTATTAAATATAATTGAATCAAGAGAAAATGATATTAAAAGTGATTTGGCAGAAGGCGAAAAAGCAAAAAATGAAGGTTTAGCTCTGAAAAAAGAATATGAGTCAAAAATCAATTTTGCCAAAGATGAAGGTCAAGAAATCATAAAACAAGCAACTATAAGAGCAGAGCAGAAATCAGATGATATAGTAAATACTGCAAAGAAAGATGCTCTTGATATAAAAGAAAAAGCAAACAAAGATATAGAACAAGAAAGACAAAAGGTTATAAATGAAATCAAAAATGATATATCTAACATAGCACTACTTGCAGCATCTAAAGTTATTGAAAAAGATTTAGATAAATCTAAACATGAAGAATTGATAGAAAACTTTATAAAAGAGGTAGGGGAAGCTAAATGA
- the atpE gene encoding ATP synthase F0 subunit C, with protein METAIVAAASAIGAGIAVATGIGAGIGQGIAAAKAAEAVGNQPEAKGDITSTLLLGVAIAESSAIYGLVISIILLFVNPFFKYLGM; from the coding sequence ATGGAAACAGCAATAGTAGCGGCAGCATCAGCAATAGGAGCAGGGATAGCAGTTGCAACAGGTATAGGTGCAGGTATAGGTCAAGGTATAGCAGCAGCTAAAGCTGCAGAAGCAGTAGGAAACCAGCCAGAAGCTAAAGGTGATATAACATCAACTTTATTACTAGGAGTTGCTATAGCAGAGTCTTCAGCAATATATGGTTTGGTTATATCAATAATACTTCTATTCGTAAATCCATTCTTTAAATACTTAGGAATGTAG
- the atpB gene encoding F0F1 ATP synthase subunit A — protein MNQAHYYLIGNFKISETILVSWGIMAFLAIASYFLTRNLKKVPTSKVQIFLEFAVGGLAKMVTDVMGKNTVKRMPYMIPYIGSLFLFFACSNLSPLLGLRSPTTDLDTTAAWAMITFFMIYFAGVKFKGLSYFKELAQPLAIMLPINIIGELARPISLSFRPFGNILGGTIIMGLFYQLLGFISSLIPGLSIPIGEILIPVPLHLYFDLFAGLLQAYIFIMLTMVFISSAGELD, from the coding sequence ATGAATCAAGCGCATTATTATCTCATAGGAAACTTTAAGATTAGTGAAACAATACTAGTAAGTTGGGGAATAATGGCCTTTTTAGCGATAGCATCTTATTTTTTGACTAGAAACTTAAAAAAAGTTCCAACTAGTAAAGTTCAAATATTCTTAGAATTTGCAGTAGGTGGTCTTGCTAAAATGGTTACAGATGTTATGGGTAAAAATACAGTAAAAAGAATGCCATATATGATACCATACATAGGAAGCTTGTTTTTATTTTTCGCATGTTCAAATTTAAGCCCATTACTTGGATTAAGGTCACCAACAACCGACTTAGACACAACTGCTGCATGGGCAATGATTACATTTTTTATGATTTATTTTGCAGGAGTTAAATTTAAGGGGTTATCATACTTTAAAGAATTGGCTCAACCACTTGCCATAATGTTACCAATCAATATTATAGGTGAGTTAGCTAGACCAATATCATTAAGTTTCCGTCCATTTGGGAATATTTTAGGTGGAACAATAATAATGGGTCTGTTTTATCAACTTTTAGGTTTTATATCTAGTTTAATACCAGGATTATCAATACCAATTGGAGAAATATTAATACCAGTCCCATTACACTTGTACTTTGACTTATTTGCAGGATTGTTACAAGCATATATATTTATAATGTTAACAATGGTATTTATATCAAGTGCAGGAGAGTTAGATTAA
- a CDS encoding ATP synthase subunit I, whose product MDIKLLNQVRSVTKGIVIFDVVLIVLMLITSTLSKPVLLGLIFGSIIAMLNFRLLAISLEKSVTFPAGKAQAYASAQYAVRLFIMAVVLIASATVPHLNIIGTALGLLSTKFVILSKNFINKLKRKEA is encoded by the coding sequence TTGGATATAAAATTACTTAACCAGGTAAGGTCAGTAACAAAAGGTATAGTAATATTTGATGTAGTTTTAATTGTGCTAATGTTGATAACATCAACATTAAGTAAACCAGTATTATTAGGACTTATATTTGGCTCTATAATAGCTATGTTAAATTTTAGATTATTGGCGATATCACTGGAAAAATCAGTGACATTTCCTGCTGGGAAGGCACAAGCTTATGCATCAGCACAATATGCTGTTAGATTATTTATAATGGCAGTTGTTCTAATTGCATCAGCTACAGTACCACATTTAAATATAATCGGAACAGCATTGGGATTATTGAGCACAAAGTTTGTCATATTATCAAAAAACTTTATAAATAAATTAAAGAGGAAGGAGGCATAA
- a CDS encoding AtpZ/AtpI family protein — MSKRNTHTEIAKLFSLISQIGLMIVISILGCTFLGKFLDSKLNTTPVLTIIFLLLGVGGAFSGVYKTLIVYTRRK; from the coding sequence ATGAGTAAAAGAAATACACATACAGAAATTGCAAAGTTGTTTAGTTTAATAAGTCAAATAGGATTGATGATTGTAATATCAATATTAGGATGTACTTTCTTAGGAAAATTTTTAGATAGTAAATTGAATACTACTCCAGTTCTGACAATAATATTTTTATTGTTGGGTGTTGGAGGTGCTTTTAGTGGTGTTTATAAAACTCTAATAGTATATACACGAAGGAAGTGA
- a CDS encoding deoxycytidylate deaminase, giving the protein MRPSWDEYFMEIAEVVKKRSTCIRRQVGAVIVRDKQILTTGYNGSPRNLEHCENIGCKRQELNIPSGERHELCRALHAEQNAIIQAAHNGISVDGATLYVTTRPCVLCAKMCINAGILKIVYEGDYPDDMSTELLKEAGIELIKF; this is encoded by the coding sequence ATGAGACCATCATGGGATGAATACTTCATGGAAATTGCAGAAGTAGTGAAAAAGCGTTCAACTTGTATTAGAAGACAAGTAGGAGCTGTAATTGTAAGAGACAAACAAATATTAACAACTGGATATAATGGTTCTCCGAGAAATCTTGAACACTGTGAAAATATTGGATGTAAGAGGCAGGAATTAAATATTCCCTCAGGAGAAAGGCATGAATTATGCAGAGCATTACATGCTGAACAAAATGCGATAATACAAGCTGCTCATAATGGTATTAGTGTAGATGGGGCAACTTTGTATGTTACTACAAGACCTTGTGTTTTGTGTGCAAAAATGTGCATAAATGCAGGTATATTGAAAATTGTTTATGAAGGTGATTATCCAGATGATATGTCTACAGAATTATTAAAAGAAGCAGGAATAGAACTCATAAAATTTTAG
- the yqeB gene encoding selenium-dependent molybdenum cofactor biosynthesis protein YqeB has product MKNCIVVRGAGDLATAVIHKLHNSGFKVVALEIEEPLAIRRQISFCEAVYEKKVTVEGVECIFCNTEKEIEEVLSQHKVALIIDPKGEKLSKLNPIVLVDGILAKKNLGTTKDMAPFTIALGPGFCAGEDVDVVIETMRGHNLGRIITNGRAEKNTGVPGAIKGFSKERVMHSQYDGIMENVCKIGDIVEKGDLLCYINNYEKKHEVRATISGVLRGLLKDGAKVNKNLKILDIDPRKEEVKNAFTISDKARCIAGGVLEAILNNGIYPQN; this is encoded by the coding sequence ATGAAGAATTGTATAGTAGTAAGAGGGGCTGGAGATTTAGCAACAGCAGTTATTCATAAATTACACAACAGTGGTTTTAAAGTAGTTGCGTTAGAAATAGAAGAGCCATTAGCTATAAGAAGGCAAATTTCTTTTTGTGAGGCTGTTTATGAAAAAAAAGTAACTGTTGAAGGTGTAGAATGTATATTTTGCAATACTGAAAAAGAAATAGAAGAAGTTTTATCTCAACATAAAGTAGCCTTGATTATAGACCCAAAAGGAGAAAAATTATCTAAATTAAATCCAATCGTTTTGGTTGATGGAATACTCGCTAAGAAAAACTTAGGTACAACTAAAGATATGGCACCATTTACAATAGCTTTAGGTCCTGGATTTTGTGCAGGAGAAGATGTAGATGTTGTTATAGAGACAATGAGAGGTCATAATCTAGGAAGAATAATAACTAATGGTAGAGCAGAAAAAAATACAGGAGTACCAGGAGCAATAAAAGGTTTTTCTAAAGAGAGAGTTATGCATTCACAGTATGATGGCATAATGGAAAATGTATGTAAGATAGGTGATATAGTTGAAAAGGGAGACCTACTTTGCTATATTAATAATTATGAAAAAAAACATGAAGTTAGAGCAACAATATCTGGAGTCCTTAGAGGTTTATTAAAGGATGGAGCAAAGGTAAACAAAAATTTAAAAATACTAGACATAGACCCTAGAAAAGAAGAAGTTAAGAATGCTTTTACAATATCAGATAAAGCTAGATGTATAGCTGGAGGGGTTTTAGAAGCCATACTAAACAATGGGATTTATCCCCAAAATTAA
- the upp gene encoding uracil phosphoribosyltransferase, translating to MSKVVETNHPLIQHKLTLMRDKNTGSKDFRELLTEIAMLMGYEITKDIPLKDVEIETPIQKTSSKVVAGKKLAIIPILRAGLGMVDGLVSLMPAAKVGHVGLYRDPETLKPVEYYCKLPQDIGERDIIVVDPMLATGGSAVAAIDLLKSKGAKSIKLANLVAAPEGIAEVQKYHDDVDIYVASVDERLNEHGYIIPGLGDAGDRLFGTK from the coding sequence ATGAGCAAAGTGGTAGAGACAAACCATCCATTAATACAACATAAATTAACTTTAATGAGAGATAAAAATACTGGTTCTAAAGACTTTAGAGAGCTTTTAACTGAAATTGCAATGTTAATGGGGTATGAAATAACAAAAGATATACCATTAAAAGATGTAGAAATAGAAACTCCTATTCAAAAAACATCATCTAAAGTAGTTGCAGGTAAAAAATTAGCAATAATTCCAATTTTAAGAGCAGGTCTTGGAATGGTAGATGGATTAGTGAGCTTAATGCCAGCAGCAAAAGTTGGACATGTAGGACTATATAGAGACCCAGAAACATTAAAACCAGTTGAATATTATTGTAAGCTTCCTCAAGACATAGGAGAAAGAGATATAATAGTAGTTGACCCTATGCTTGCAACAGGGGGTTCTGCTGTAGCAGCTATAGATTTACTTAAGTCTAAAGGAGCTAAAAGTATAAAATTAGCTAATTTAGTAGCTGCACCAGAAGGTATAGCAGAAGTGCAAAAATATCATGATGATGTTGATATATATGTTGCATCAGTTGACGAAAGATTAAATGAACATGGATATATAATTCCTGGTCTTGGTGATGCTGGAGATAGATTGTTTGGAACTAAATAA
- the rpiB gene encoding ribose 5-phosphate isomerase B, which translates to MKIGLGCDHGGYNLKKEIISYLESKGIECVDYGTNNATDSVDYPVYGEIVANSVINKEVDYGILCCGTGIGISLAANKVPGIRCAVVSDVFSAKMSKAHNDANMLSLGERVLGKGLALEIVEAWINTDFEGDRHARRVNMIKSIEEKHNK; encoded by the coding sequence ATGAAGATAGGATTAGGCTGTGACCATGGAGGATATAATTTAAAAAAAGAAATAATAAGCTATTTAGAAAGTAAAGGTATAGAATGTGTAGATTACGGAACTAATAATGCTACAGATTCTGTTGATTATCCTGTTTATGGAGAAATAGTTGCAAATTCAGTTATAAATAAAGAAGTAGATTATGGAATATTATGTTGTGGTACAGGGATAGGAATATCTTTAGCTGCTAATAAGGTTCCTGGGATAAGATGTGCAGTTGTATCAGATGTATTTTCTGCAAAAATGTCAAAAGCACATAATGATGCAAATATGTTATCATTAGGCGAAAGAGTTTTAGGAAAAGGTCTAGCACTTGAGATAGTTGAAGCATGGATTAATACGGATTTTGAAGGTGATAGACATGCTAGAAGAGTAAACATGATTAAATCAATAGAAGAAAAACATAATAAATAA
- a CDS encoding low molecular weight protein arginine phosphatase produces the protein MNILIVCTGNTCRSPMAEAILRKAIKESGRSIEEYSISSAGISTANGMGASENSIEVLKEIGIDLSNHRSKVITKKLIDESDIILTMTKSHKEILVQAVPKCKEKVYTFKGFANKNEEDISDPFGGNLDIYRSTMREIMYSVNEIVKKI, from the coding sequence ATGAATATACTTATTGTGTGTACAGGTAATACTTGTAGAAGTCCTATGGCTGAGGCTATACTAAGGAAAGCAATTAAAGAATCTGGAAGAAGTATTGAAGAATATTCTATATCATCAGCAGGTATATCTACAGCAAATGGAATGGGTGCTTCTGAAAATTCTATAGAAGTACTAAAAGAAATCGGTATAGACTTATCAAATCATAGAAGTAAAGTAATTACTAAAAAATTAATTGATGAATCAGATATAATACTAACAATGACTAAATCTCATAAAGAAATTTTAGTACAAGCAGTTCCAAAATGCAAAGAAAAAGTGTATACTTTTAAAGGGTTTGCAAATAAAAATGAGGAAGATATATCTGACCCATTTGGTGGAAATTTGGATATTTATAGAAGCACTATGAGAGAAATAATGTATTCTGTCAACGAAATAGTAAAAAAAATATGA
- a CDS encoding L-threonylcarbamoyladenylate synthase, translated as MKTIISNIDINNIDYEEIKIQAKLLREGKTVIFPTETVYGLGANALDENAVKKIYEAKGRPSDNPLIVHIYEKEEVYDLAKDISDKAKLVIEKLWPGPITIILNKKDIIPYKTSGGLDTVAIRMPSNVIARAIIKEAGIPIAAPSANISGRPSPTKAKHVYEEMNGRVDGIVLGGDSNFGLESTVLDLTEETPMILRPGSITKEVLEELLGEVKLDPSLSKKEDNQKAKAPGMKYKHYSPNADVYIISGKRENVATKINDMIKSNRDKGLKTGVMCISRNREFYDGEVIDLGNSLEEVASNLFDALIEMDKKGVDVIYSEEFPKTGVGQAIMNRLLKSAGYKVIKA; from the coding sequence ATGAAAACTATTATAAGTAATATTGATATAAATAATATTGATTATGAGGAAATAAAAATACAAGCAAAACTTCTTAGAGAAGGTAAAACAGTTATTTTTCCAACTGAGACAGTATATGGGTTGGGTGCAAATGCATTAGATGAAAATGCAGTAAAGAAGATTTATGAAGCTAAAGGAAGACCTAGTGACAATCCATTGATAGTCCATATATATGAAAAAGAAGAAGTATATGACTTAGCCAAAGATATAAGTGATAAAGCTAAACTTGTTATAGAAAAGCTTTGGCCAGGACCTATAACAATTATATTAAATAAAAAAGATATAATTCCATACAAAACTAGTGGAGGGCTTGATACAGTTGCAATAAGGATGCCTTCTAATGTTATTGCCAGGGCAATAATAAAAGAAGCTGGTATACCTATTGCAGCTCCTTCTGCAAATATCTCAGGTCGCCCATCTCCAACAAAAGCAAAACATGTATATGAAGAGATGAATGGAAGAGTGGATGGAATAGTTTTAGGAGGAGACAGTAATTTTGGATTGGAGTCAACTGTATTGGATTTAACAGAAGAGACTCCTATGATACTGAGACCAGGAAGTATAACTAAAGAAGTTTTAGAGGAACTTCTTGGAGAAGTAAAGCTTGACCCATCATTAAGTAAAAAAGAAGATAATCAAAAAGCTAAAGCTCCTGGAATGAAATATAAACATTATTCTCCAAATGCAGATGTATATATAATATCTGGAAAAAGAGAAAATGTAGCAACAAAGATTAATGATATGATAAAATCTAATAGAGACAAAGGTCTAAAGACAGGTGTAATGTGTATTAGTAGAAACCGAGAGTTTTATGATGGAGAAGTAATCGATTTAGGAAACTCTCTTGAAGAAGTTGCAAGTAATCTGTTTGATGCTCTTATAGAAATGGACAAAAAGGGTGTTGATGTCATATATTCAGAAGAGTTCCCTAAGACTGGAGTTGGACAAGCAATTATGAATAGACTACTGAAGTCAGCAGGATACAAAGTGATAAAGGCTTAA
- a CDS encoding ZIP family metal transporter, producing MILKVTIIGLLAGVIGTGLGGVISAIFKREVDKYLSFFMGLSGGIMLAVVVFDLMKESMDKMGIINTVIFTFVGALITMYIKTKLDVSGNMASGYLIFISILLHNLPEGLAIGSSFMSTESLGITLAIVIGLHNIPEGLAMALGLVCNKMKLSKVILFTVIAGLPMGLGSFLGVYFGGVFTSLIGVFLATAGGTMMYVVLEEIFPHSKSVYCIIGFLLGTMIVNYI from the coding sequence ATGATACTAAAAGTAACAATAATTGGGCTTTTGGCAGGTGTTATAGGGACAGGATTAGGAGGAGTAATATCAGCCATTTTTAAAAGAGAGGTCGATAAATATCTAAGTTTTTTTATGGGATTATCTGGTGGAATAATGTTGGCTGTAGTGGTGTTTGATTTAATGAAAGAATCCATGGACAAAATGGGGATAATCAATACAGTTATATTTACGTTTGTTGGAGCTCTCATAACTATGTACATAAAAACAAAATTAGATGTGTCTGGAAATATGGCATCTGGATATCTTATATTCATAAGTATATTACTACATAATTTACCAGAAGGACTAGCCATTGGTTCTTCTTTTATGTCAACTGAAAGTTTAGGTATTACACTTGCTATAGTTATAGGTCTACATAATATACCAGAAGGGTTAGCTATGGCATTAGGCTTAGTTTGCAATAAAATGAAACTAAGTAAAGTTATTTTGTTTACTGTAATAGCTGGATTACCTATGGGTCTAGGAAGTTTTTTAGGTGTTTATTTTGGAGGAGTATTTACTTCTCTTATAGGAGTATTTCTTGCTACAGCAGGAGGTACTATGATGTATGTTGTATTGGAAGAAATTTTTCCACATTCAAAAAGTGTGTATTGTATAATTGGTTTCTTGTTAGGTACAATGATTGTAAATTATATATAA